Proteins encoded in a region of the Devosia sp. RR2S18 genome:
- the cpdR gene encoding cell cycle two-component system response regulator CpdR — MKRILLAEDDNDMRQFLTRALKTAGYEVVSFDNGLSAYERLREEPFSLLLSDIVMPEMDGIELARRATELDPDLKVMFITGFAAVALNPDSDAPKEASVLSKPFHLKDLVNEVERLLAA; from the coding sequence ATGAAGCGTATTCTGCTCGCCGAAGACGACAACGACATGCGCCAGTTCCTGACGCGCGCGCTCAAGACCGCGGGCTATGAAGTGGTGTCCTTCGACAACGGGCTTTCGGCCTATGAGCGGCTGCGCGAGGAACCGTTTTCATTGCTGCTGTCCGATATCGTGATGCCGGAAATGGACGGGATCGAGCTGGCGCGGCGTGCGACCGAACTCGATCCAGACCTCAAGGTCATGTTCATCACCGGCTTTGCCGCGGTGGCGCTTAATCCCGATAGCGATGCGCCCAAGGAGGCTTCGGTGTTGTCCAAGCCGTTCCACCTCAAGGACCTCGTCAACGAAGTCGAGCGCCTGCTGGCGGCCTGA
- a CDS encoding inositol monophosphatase family protein, whose translation MSLSPIDFARIEATLLAAADAAALRTLPLFRTGLSIDNKLAQGFDPVTEADRGAETSIRAVIGGHFPDHAIVGEEWGTMGEGRHSWIIDPVDGTRAFISGAPVWGTLIGFAEDGVAVAGLMSQPFIGETFLAIPGRATYRRGETTTALRTSGETELAAARVFTTTPALFSTPQLAAKWQAVEQATRLQRFGMDCYGYALLAAGHADLVVEPFLNTYDIAALVPIIREAGGAIACWDGSEPTAGGNVIAAATPALLDKALDLVNRA comes from the coding sequence ATGTCGCTGTCCCCGATCGATTTCGCCCGCATTGAAGCCACCTTGCTGGCCGCCGCCGACGCGGCCGCCCTGCGCACCCTGCCCCTTTTTCGCACCGGGCTCAGCATCGACAACAAGCTGGCCCAGGGTTTCGACCCGGTGACCGAAGCCGATCGCGGCGCTGAAACCTCTATCCGCGCTGTCATCGGCGGGCACTTCCCCGATCACGCCATCGTTGGGGAGGAGTGGGGCACGATGGGCGAGGGCCGCCACAGCTGGATCATCGATCCGGTCGATGGCACCCGCGCCTTTATCTCCGGTGCACCGGTCTGGGGCACGCTGATCGGCTTTGCCGAAGATGGGGTGGCCGTCGCCGGCCTCATGAGCCAGCCCTTCATCGGGGAGACCTTTCTCGCCATCCCCGGCCGCGCCACATATCGGCGGGGCGAAACCACCACCGCCCTGCGCACCTCGGGCGAAACCGAACTCGCCGCAGCCCGCGTCTTTACCACCACACCGGCGCTTTTCAGTACGCCCCAACTCGCGGCCAAGTGGCAAGCAGTGGAGCAGGCGACCCGCCTCCAGCGCTTCGGCATGGATTGCTATGGTTACGCCCTGCTCGCCGCTGGGCATGCCGATCTCGTGGTCGAGCCGTTCCTCAACACCTACGACATCGCCGCGCTCGTTCCCATTATCCGCGAAGCGGGCGGCGCCATCGCATGCTGGGATGGCAGCGAGCCCACCGCCGGCGGCAACGTCATCGCCGCCGCAACCCCCGCCCTCCTCGACAAGGCGCTGGATCTCGTCAACCGCGCCTGA
- a CDS encoding glutamate synthase subunit beta, which translates to MGKVTGFLEIEREEPRYEPASDRVRHFGEFTIPMSEGRVADQAARCMDCGIPFCHGDTGCPVHNQIPDWNDLVYHGDWEEAARNLHTTNNFPEFTGRICPAPCEEACTLNLEDVPVAIKTVEQAIADKAIRSGWVKPMIAAETTGKSVGVVGSGPAGLAAAQQLARAGHDVHIYEREPKAGGLLRYGIPDFKMEKQHIDFRVSQMEAEGVTFHYGVSVGVNTPLADLQRQHDAVLLCGGAEKPRLVEAEGVDLNGVHFAMPFLVQQNRRLGGEDVSGEFQLTAAGKHVVVVGGGDTASDCVGTSFRQGAIAVTQLDVRPQPPELENKLTNWPNWAVKMRTSSSQAEGAIREFAAGTMKILGNAKGHVSGVECARVDRQRQPIPGTDFIIKADLVLLAIGFASPVHEGMLTELGAQLDKRGNLFADTMSYKTTAPKVYAAGDMRRGQSLVVWAIREGRQAARSIDFDLMGATSLPR; encoded by the coding sequence ATGGGTAAGGTAACAGGCTTTCTCGAAATCGAACGCGAAGAGCCGCGCTATGAGCCGGCCTCCGACCGCGTGCGCCATTTCGGCGAGTTCACCATTCCAATGAGTGAAGGGCGCGTCGCCGATCAGGCTGCGCGCTGCATGGATTGCGGCATTCCGTTCTGCCACGGCGACACCGGCTGCCCGGTCCACAACCAGATCCCGGACTGGAACGACCTCGTCTATCACGGCGATTGGGAAGAAGCCGCGCGCAACCTCCACACCACCAACAACTTCCCCGAGTTCACCGGCCGCATCTGCCCCGCCCCCTGCGAGGAAGCCTGTACGCTCAACCTTGAGGACGTGCCGGTCGCCATCAAGACGGTGGAACAGGCCATTGCCGACAAGGCCATCCGCTCGGGCTGGGTCAAGCCGATGATTGCAGCCGAAACGACCGGCAAGTCCGTCGGTGTCGTCGGTTCGGGTCCCGCCGGTCTGGCCGCTGCCCAGCAGCTCGCCCGCGCCGGCCACGACGTGCATATCTATGAGCGCGAGCCCAAGGCCGGTGGTCTCCTCCGCTATGGCATTCCCGACTTCAAGATGGAAAAGCAGCACATCGACTTCCGCGTCAGCCAGATGGAAGCCGAGGGTGTCACTTTCCACTATGGCGTTAGTGTCGGGGTGAACACTCCGCTAGCAGATCTGCAACGCCAGCACGACGCGGTGCTGCTCTGTGGTGGCGCTGAAAAGCCCCGCCTGGTCGAGGCCGAAGGCGTCGATCTCAACGGCGTGCACTTCGCCATGCCCTTCCTCGTCCAGCAGAATCGTCGCTTGGGCGGCGAGGACGTCTCGGGTGAATTCCAGCTCACCGCCGCCGGCAAGCATGTCGTGGTGGTGGGTGGTGGTGACACCGCAAGTGATTGTGTTGGCACGTCTTTCCGCCAGGGCGCCATTGCCGTGACGCAGCTCGACGTTCGTCCGCAGCCGCCCGAACTGGAGAACAAGCTGACCAACTGGCCCAACTGGGCGGTCAAGATGCGCACCTCCTCCTCGCAGGCCGAGGGCGCCATCCGCGAATTCGCTGCCGGCACCATGAAGATCCTCGGCAACGCCAAGGGCCATGTCAGCGGCGTCGAATGCGCCCGCGTCGACCGTCAGCGCCAGCCCATCCCCGGCACCGATTTCATCATCAAGGCCGATCTTGTGCTCCTTGCCATTGGCTTTGCCTCGCCGGTGCACGAAGGCATGCTGACCGAACTCGGCGCCCAACTGGACAAGCGCGGCAATCTCTTTGCTGACACGATGAGCTACAAGACCACGGCTCCCAAGGTCTATGCCGCTGGCGATATGCGCCGCGGTCAGTCCCTGGTGGTCTGGGCGATCCGCGAGGGCCGACAGGCCGCGCGCTCCATCGACTTCGACCTCATGGGCGCGACCAGCCTGCCGCGTTAG
- a CDS encoding Hsp20 family protein has product MQTFDFSPFYRSTVGFDRVFNRLDTLVGQEAKTYPPYNIERTGDDAYRISIAVAGFALGDIAIETKENSLVVKGAKPAEQGDKAREFLHRGIAERSFELRFQLADYVEVHGATLENGLLHLELKRELPESKKPRTIQISAANGGQQTIEDQSVN; this is encoded by the coding sequence ATGCAGACCTTCGACTTTTCCCCCTTCTATCGGTCCACCGTCGGTTTCGACCGCGTGTTCAACCGTCTCGACACGCTTGTCGGGCAGGAAGCCAAGACCTATCCGCCCTACAATATCGAGCGCACCGGCGATGATGCCTACCGCATTTCCATTGCGGTGGCGGGCTTCGCGCTGGGCGATATCGCCATCGAGACCAAGGAGAACAGCCTGGTCGTCAAGGGCGCCAAGCCGGCCGAACAGGGCGACAAGGCGCGTGAATTCCTCCACCGCGGCATTGCCGAGCGCTCCTTTGAGTTGCGCTTCCAGCTCGCCGACTATGTCGAGGTTCACGGCGCCACGCTCGAAAACGGCCTGCTCCATCTGGAACTCAAGCGCGAGCTCCCCGAGAGCAAGAAGCCGCGCACCATCCAGATCAGCGCCGCCAATGGCGGTCAGCAGACCATCGAGGACCAGTCGGTCAACTAA
- the msrB gene encoding peptide-methionine (R)-S-oxide reductase MsrB has product MDAHTYPVTRTDAEWREKLTPEQYQVMREHGTERPGSCALLHEKRPGTFSCAGCDTPLFEATLKFESGTGWPSFNDPLPGSVETTTDRNYGMVRTEVHCATCGSHLGHVFPDGPPPTGLRYCINGVALEFQPAE; this is encoded by the coding sequence ATGGATGCCCACACATACCCCGTCACGCGCACCGATGCGGAGTGGCGCGAAAAGCTGACGCCCGAGCAGTACCAGGTGATGCGCGAGCATGGCACCGAGCGGCCGGGCTCGTGTGCGCTGCTGCATGAAAAGCGGCCGGGGACGTTCAGCTGCGCGGGCTGCGATACGCCGCTGTTTGAAGCGACGCTGAAATTCGAGAGCGGCACGGGCTGGCCCAGCTTCAACGATCCGCTGCCCGGTTCGGTCGAAACGACCACCGACCGCAACTATGGCATGGTGCGCACGGAGGTGCATTGCGCCACCTGCGGCAGCCATCTGGGGCATGTGTTTCCAGACGGGCCGCCGCCGACCGGGCTGCGCTACTGCATCAATGGCGTGGCGCTGGAGTTCCAGCCGGCGGAGTAG
- the gltB gene encoding glutamate synthase large subunit, producing MAHERNGSLSPVTTTATPRKTLILDGKRVDGRPAAQGLYNPAHEHDACGIGMIANIKNKPSHEVVQKGLEILENLEHRGAVGADPLMGDGAGILVQTPHAFFQAVLDVALPEKHHYAVAMLFYPNTPGLRDRCAEAVRRCLSQEGLTLLGERIVPTDNSRLSQGVIATQPIIEQMVIARPDGLTLDEFERKLLIVRKVISNTVYGEIPEAQSDNGFYVVSMSARTIVYKGMFLAEQLGAFYPDLHHEQFESAIALVHQRFSTNTFPSWKLAHPYRMTTHNGEINTIRGNVNWMAARQASVSSPKFGDDITKIWPISYEGQSDTACFDNALEFLVRGGYSLPHAAMMLIPEAWAGNPLMDETRRAFYEYHAALMEPWDGPAAMSLSDGRYVVATLDRNGLRPARYLVTREGHVVLASESGVLAIPDEDIVERWRLQPGRMLLIDLEEGRIISDSEIKQALATKNPYAEWLARSQIVLEDLPETEPQAPQTSESLLDRMQAFGYTTEDIKLLMAPMATTGQEAVGSMGTDTPLSALSQRSKLLYTYFKQNFAQVTNPPIDPIREESVMSLVSFIGPRPNILDLEGSSREKRLEVRQPILTNEDLEKIRGIGAMPDNQFKTCTLDITYPADEGAQGMEAAINHLCEAAEAAVRGEYNIIILSDRLVAADRIPIPALLATAAVHHHLIRKGLRTSSGLVVETGEAREMHHFAMLAGYGAEAINPYLAFEALAALQAEGEFPEEVDAQEVVHRYIKSVGKGLLKVMSKMGISTYQSYCGAQIFDAVGLSTEFVNRFFFGTATTIEGVGLKEVAEETKRRHDDAFGDSMELRKGLDVGGEYGYRIRGEKHAWSPDVVADLQHAVRTFEASPETAQDRYNSFAARVNGGDNGYLAIRNLFDIKPLGPAVPLEEVEPAAELVKRFVTGAMSFGSISREAHTTLAVAMNRIGGKSNTGEGGEEPDRYKPLADGSRNPLRSAIKQVASGRFGVTTEYLVNADQIQIKVAQGAKPGEGGQLPGHKVDWIVAKTRHSTPGVGLISPPPHHDIYSIEDLAQLIYDLKNVNEQADISVKLVSEVGVGTVAAGVAKARADHITVSGYDGGTGASPLTSLKHAGGPWEIGLAETHQTLVLNRLRSRVRLQVDGGLKTGRDVLVGALLGADEFGFSTAPLIAAGCIMMRKCHLNTCPVGVATQDPVLRKRFKGTPEHVINYFFFIAEELRSLMAELGARTLSELIGRSDLLDQRKLTEHWKGEGIDLAKVFYKPDPIGGDTLYHSETQNHHLEAVLDRKLIELARPALESGTPVQIDLPIRSRDRSAGAMLSGALAARYGHEGLPEDTISIKLNGTAGQSFGAFLACGISIDLVGDANDYVGKGLSGGRIVVRPSDKAAIVPEQSIIVGNTVLYGAISGECYFRGIAGERFAVRNSGAIAVVEGTGDHGCEYMTGGVVVVIGATGRNFAAGMSGGVAYVLDEDESFRSRCNLAMVELEPVAEEEQLMQKIHHHGGDLEWHGRVDISGDMTKHDDERLHQLISNHLHYTGSSRAKYILDNWVEMRPKFVKVMPVEYRRAIREMEKKRAAGGMGVAAE from the coding sequence ATGGCACACGAGCGGAACGGAAGTCTTTCTCCGGTCACCACCACGGCCACACCCCGTAAAACCTTGATCCTTGATGGCAAGCGTGTCGATGGTCGTCCCGCCGCGCAGGGCCTCTACAACCCCGCGCATGAGCACGATGCCTGCGGCATCGGCATGATCGCCAACATCAAGAACAAGCCCAGCCACGAAGTGGTGCAAAAGGGTCTCGAAATCCTCGAGAACCTGGAACACCGCGGCGCCGTGGGCGCCGACCCGCTGATGGGCGACGGTGCGGGCATTCTGGTGCAGACGCCGCACGCCTTTTTCCAGGCCGTGCTCGATGTCGCCCTGCCAGAAAAGCACCACTACGCCGTGGCCATGCTGTTCTATCCCAACACGCCCGGCCTGCGCGATCGCTGCGCCGAGGCCGTGCGGCGCTGCCTGTCCCAGGAAGGCCTCACCCTTCTGGGCGAACGTATTGTCCCCACCGACAATTCCAGGCTCTCCCAAGGCGTCATTGCCACCCAGCCGATCATCGAGCAGATGGTCATCGCCCGGCCCGACGGCCTCACCCTCGACGAGTTCGAGCGCAAGCTCCTTATCGTGCGCAAGGTCATCTCCAACACCGTTTATGGCGAGATCCCTGAAGCCCAGAGCGACAACGGCTTTTATGTCGTCTCCATGTCGGCGCGGACCATTGTCTACAAGGGCATGTTTCTGGCCGAACAGCTCGGCGCCTTTTATCCCGACCTGCACCACGAGCAGTTCGAGAGCGCCATCGCGCTGGTTCACCAGCGCTTTTCCACCAACACCTTCCCCTCCTGGAAGCTGGCACACCCTTACCGCATGACCACCCACAATGGTGAGATCAACACCATCAGGGGCAACGTTAACTGGATGGCCGCCCGCCAGGCTTCGGTCTCCTCGCCCAAGTTCGGCGACGACATCACCAAGATCTGGCCGATCTCCTATGAGGGCCAGTCCGACACCGCCTGCTTCGACAACGCGCTCGAATTCCTCGTGCGCGGCGGCTATTCGCTGCCGCACGCCGCCATGATGCTGATCCCCGAAGCCTGGGCCGGCAATCCGCTGATGGATGAAACGCGTCGCGCCTTCTACGAATACCACGCCGCCCTCATGGAGCCCTGGGACGGCCCTGCCGCCATGTCGCTCTCGGACGGTCGCTATGTCGTGGCCACTCTTGACCGCAATGGCCTGCGTCCTGCGCGCTATCTCGTGACGCGTGAGGGTCACGTCGTGCTCGCCTCCGAATCGGGCGTGCTTGCCATCCCCGACGAGGACATCGTCGAGCGCTGGCGCCTCCAGCCCGGCCGCATGCTGCTGATCGACCTCGAAGAAGGCCGCATCATCTCCGACAGCGAGATCAAGCAGGCGCTCGCCACCAAGAACCCCTATGCCGAGTGGCTCGCCCGCAGCCAGATCGTGCTTGAGGACCTGCCCGAGACCGAGCCCCAAGCGCCCCAGACCAGCGAGTCCCTGCTCGATCGCATGCAGGCCTTTGGCTACACCACCGAAGACATCAAGCTGCTGATGGCGCCGATGGCCACCACCGGTCAGGAAGCCGTCGGCTCGATGGGCACCGACACGCCCCTCTCCGCGCTGAGCCAGCGGTCCAAGCTGCTTTACACCTACTTCAAGCAGAACTTCGCCCAGGTCACCAACCCCCCCATCGATCCGATCCGCGAGGAATCGGTGATGAGCTTGGTGTCCTTCATCGGCCCGCGCCCCAACATCCTTGATCTCGAAGGCAGCTCCCGCGAAAAGCGCCTCGAGGTGCGTCAGCCCATTCTCACCAACGAGGATCTCGAAAAGATCCGCGGCATCGGTGCCATGCCTGACAACCAGTTCAAGACCTGCACGCTGGATATCACCTACCCCGCGGACGAAGGCGCCCAGGGCATGGAAGCGGCCATCAACCACCTCTGCGAGGCGGCTGAAGCGGCAGTCCGGGGCGAATACAACATCATCATCCTCTCCGACCGCCTGGTCGCCGCCGATCGCATCCCGATCCCGGCCCTCCTGGCGACCGCCGCCGTGCATCACCACCTGATCCGCAAGGGCCTTCGCACCTCTTCGGGCCTCGTGGTGGAAACCGGCGAAGCGCGCGAGATGCACCACTTCGCCATGCTCGCCGGTTATGGCGCCGAAGCGATCAACCCCTATCTCGCCTTCGAAGCGCTGGCGGCTCTGCAAGCCGAGGGCGAGTTCCCCGAGGAAGTCGACGCCCAAGAAGTGGTTCACCGCTACATCAAAAGCGTGGGCAAGGGTCTGCTCAAGGTCATGTCCAAGATGGGCATTTCCACCTACCAGTCCTATTGCGGCGCACAGATCTTCGATGCGGTCGGTCTATCCACCGAGTTCGTCAACCGCTTCTTCTTCGGCACCGCTACCACCATCGAAGGGGTCGGCCTCAAGGAGGTCGCCGAGGAAACCAAGCGCCGCCATGATGACGCCTTTGGCGACAGCATGGAACTGCGCAAGGGGCTCGATGTCGGCGGCGAATACGGCTACCGCATCCGCGGCGAAAAGCACGCCTGGAGCCCCGATGTCGTCGCGGACCTCCAGCACGCCGTCCGCACCTTCGAGGCTTCGCCCGAAACCGCCCAGGACCGCTACAACAGCTTTGCGGCCCGCGTGAACGGCGGCGACAACGGCTATCTGGCCATTCGCAACCTCTTCGACATCAAGCCGCTCGGCCCCGCCGTGCCGCTCGAGGAGGTCGAGCCGGCAGCCGAACTGGTCAAGCGCTTCGTCACCGGCGCCATGAGCTTTGGCTCGATCAGCCGTGAAGCCCATACCACCCTGGCGGTGGCCATGAACCGGATCGGCGGCAAGTCCAACACCGGCGAGGGTGGCGAAGAGCCAGACCGCTACAAGCCTTTGGCCGACGGCTCGCGCAATCCCCTCCGCTCGGCCATCAAGCAGGTTGCTTCGGGTCGTTTTGGCGTCACCACCGAATACCTGGTCAATGCCGACCAGATCCAGATCAAGGTTGCGCAGGGTGCCAAGCCCGGCGAAGGCGGACAATTGCCCGGTCACAAGGTGGATTGGATCGTCGCCAAGACGCGCCACTCGACACCTGGCGTGGGCCTTATCAGCCCGCCCCCGCACCACGACATCTATTCCATCGAGGATCTGGCGCAGCTCATCTACGATCTCAAGAACGTCAATGAGCAGGCCGATATCTCGGTCAAGCTCGTGTCCGAAGTGGGCGTGGGCACCGTCGCGGCCGGCGTTGCCAAGGCTCGCGCCGACCACATCACGGTCTCAGGCTATGATGGCGGCACCGGCGCCTCGCCGCTGACTTCGCTCAAGCATGCGGGCGGCCCGTGGGAAATCGGCCTTGCCGAGACCCACCAGACGCTGGTGCTCAACCGGTTGCGCTCCCGCGTGCGCCTGCAGGTCGATGGTGGCCTCAAGACCGGACGTGACGTGCTGGTAGGGGCTCTGTTGGGTGCCGACGAGTTCGGTTTCTCCACCGCCCCCCTGATCGCGGCGGGCTGCATCATGATGCGCAAGTGCCACCTCAACACCTGTCCGGTGGGCGTTGCCACCCAGGACCCGGTGCTGCGCAAGCGCTTCAAGGGCACGCCCGAGCACGTCATCAACTACTTCTTCTTCATCGCCGAAGAGCTGCGCAGCCTGATGGCCGAGCTGGGTGCCCGCACCCTTAGCGAACTCATCGGCCGTTCCGACCTGCTCGACCAGCGCAAGCTGACCGAGCACTGGAAGGGTGAAGGCATCGATCTGGCCAAGGTCTTCTACAAGCCCGACCCCATCGGCGGCGACACGCTCTACCACTCCGAGACGCAGAACCATCACCTCGAGGCCGTGCTCGATCGCAAGCTGATCGAACTGGCAAGGCCGGCACTCGAGAGCGGCACTCCTGTGCAGATCGATCTGCCGATCCGCTCGCGGGACCGCTCCGCCGGCGCCATGCTGTCGGGTGCCCTGGCGGCCCGGTATGGTCACGAGGGCCTGCCCGAGGACACCATCTCGATCAAGCTGAACGGCACCGCCGGCCAGTCCTTCGGGGCCTTCCTCGCTTGCGGCATCTCCATCGATCTGGTTGGCGACGCCAACGACTATGTCGGCAAGGGTCTCTCTGGTGGCCGCATTGTCGTGCGCCCGTCCGACAAGGCTGCCATCGTCCCGGAACAGTCGATCATCGTCGGCAACACCGTCCTTTACGGCGCCATTTCGGGTGAGTGCTACTTCCGCGGCATTGCCGGGGAACGCTTCGCCGTCCGCAACTCGGGCGCCATCGCCGTGGTCGAAGGTACCGGTGACCATGGCTGCGAGTACATGACGGGCGGCGTTGTCGTCGTCATTGGCGCCACCGGCCGCAACTTTGCGGCTGGGATGAGTGGTGGCGTTGCCTATGTCCTCGACGAGGACGAGAGCTTCCGCTCCCGCTGCAACCTCGCCATGGTCGAACTCGAGCCAGTGGCCGAGGAAGAGCAACTTATGCAGAAGATTCACCACCATGGTGGCGATCTCGAATGGCATGGCCGCGTCGACATCTCCGGCGACATGACCAAGCACGATGACGAGCGGCTGCACCAGCTCATCTCCAACCATCTGCACTACACCGGCTCCAGCCGCGCCAAGTACATCTTGGACAACTGGGTCGAGATGCGGCCCAAATTCGTCAAGGTCATGCCCGTCGAATACCGCCGCGCCATTCGCGAGATGGAAAAAAAGCGTGCCGCCGGCGGCATGGGCGTGGCGGCGGAATGA
- a CDS encoding alpha/beta hydrolase: MNAIVDPHGPDLVNLPSNPMPEGGRAGYFQTYDNVRLRYAIWPKSAEHRGTICLVQGRTEFIEKYFETIADLRARGFAVATFDWRGQGGSERMTGNPKLGHVDRFDDYWCDLKSFHGEILLPDCPPPFYLVGHSMGGLASLFAAAHDRMMFDRVFLSAPMVALDRQPLSLGGMAKLGEALSFVGLGKVPVRRGADKPMSEESFPGNPLTSDRRRYMRGVELVQAKPELEVTSPTIRWVATAMAAMAQANGDDFPARIGIPLLMLGAARDEVVSTAAIERLGLRLRTGRHAVIAGARHELFMENDAIRGQVLAAFDAFITEQSG; encoded by the coding sequence ATGAACGCCATTGTCGACCCGCACGGACCCGACCTGGTCAATTTGCCGTCCAACCCCATGCCCGAGGGTGGGCGCGCGGGCTATTTCCAGACCTATGACAATGTGCGGCTGCGCTATGCCATCTGGCCCAAATCGGCCGAACATCGCGGCACCATCTGCCTTGTGCAGGGGCGCACCGAATTCATCGAGAAATATTTCGAGACCATCGCCGATTTGCGCGCACGCGGGTTTGCCGTGGCGACCTTCGACTGGCGCGGCCAGGGCGGCTCGGAGCGGATGACCGGCAATCCCAAGCTGGGCCATGTCGATCGGTTCGACGACTATTGGTGCGATCTCAAGAGCTTCCATGGCGAAATCCTGCTGCCCGATTGCCCGCCGCCCTTTTACCTCGTGGGCCATTCCATGGGCGGGCTCGCCTCGCTCTTTGCCGCCGCGCATGACCGGATGATGTTCGACCGGGTATTTCTTTCTGCGCCCATGGTGGCGCTGGATCGCCAGCCGCTGTCGCTGGGGGGCATGGCCAAACTGGGCGAGGCGCTGAGTTTTGTGGGGTTGGGCAAGGTGCCGGTGCGCCGGGGCGCCGATAAGCCGATGAGCGAAGAGAGTTTCCCCGGCAATCCGCTGACCTCTGATCGCCGTCGCTATATGCGCGGGGTGGAACTGGTGCAGGCCAAGCCTGAACTCGAGGTGACCTCGCCCACGATCCGCTGGGTGGCGACCGCCATGGCGGCGATGGCCCAAGCCAATGGCGATGATTTTCCGGCGCGGATCGGCATTCCGCTGTTGATGCTGGGCGCAGCGCGGGACGAAGTGGTGTCGACCGCCGCCATCGAGCGGTTGGGCCTGCGTCTGCGCACCGGCCGCCATGCGGTGATCGCCGGCGCGCGACATGAACTCTTCATGGAGAACGACGCCATCCGCGGGCAGGTGCTCGCGGCGTTCGACGCGTTCATCACCGAACAGAGCGGCTAA
- a CDS encoding N-formylglutamate amidohydrolase, producing MRSDYWDQPAFETIRPRRLVAPLVFNSAHSGRVYPERFLAMTRLDHLSIRQSEDGWVDELYSRAPHLGAPLLRAHFPRAYLDVNREPWELDPTMFVEPLSDRYNTTSPRVAAGLGTLARVVAENKPIYRERLTLEDARMRIEGIYHPYHSALQGLLSEALSAFGVAILIDCHSMPRITRAADRAAPDIVLGDRYGTTCAPALVDLVETIFTSAGLRVARNRPYAGGFSTRSYGRPQHGVHALQIEISRHLYMNEATLTKHRGFDAIRGIVDRLVMALIGIDLVSLVGSHPLPQKAAAE from the coding sequence GTGCGGTCCGACTATTGGGATCAGCCGGCATTTGAGACGATCCGGCCGCGACGGCTGGTTGCCCCGCTGGTGTTCAACTCAGCCCATTCCGGCCGCGTCTACCCCGAGCGGTTCCTGGCGATGACCCGGCTCGATCACCTTTCCATCCGCCAGTCCGAAGATGGCTGGGTCGACGAATTGTACAGCCGCGCGCCCCATTTGGGTGCCCCCCTGCTCCGCGCCCATTTTCCCCGCGCTTATCTCGACGTTAATCGCGAGCCCTGGGAACTCGATCCCACCATGTTCGTCGAACCGCTGTCGGATCGCTACAACACCACTTCGCCCCGCGTAGCGGCAGGCTTGGGCACGCTGGCCCGTGTCGTCGCCGAGAACAAGCCCATCTACCGCGAGCGGCTGACGCTGGAAGATGCCCGCATGCGCATCGAGGGCATCTATCACCCCTATCATTCCGCCTTGCAGGGCCTGCTCAGCGAAGCGCTATCGGCCTTTGGCGTCGCCATCCTCATTGATTGCCACTCCATGCCGCGCATCACTCGAGCGGCCGATCGCGCCGCGCCCGATATTGTCCTGGGCGATCGCTATGGCACCACCTGTGCGCCCGCTCTGGTCGATCTGGTGGAAACCATCTTCACCAGCGCCGGGCTGCGCGTGGCGCGCAATCGCCCCTATGCCGGGGGCTTTTCCACCCGCTCCTATGGTCGCCCGCAACATGGCGTCCACGCGCTGCAGATCGAGATCAGCCGGCACCTTTACATGAACGAAGCGACGCTCACCAAGCATCGCGGCTTCGATGCCATTCGCGGCATTGTCGACCGGCTCGTCATGGCGCTGATCGGCATCGATCTGGTCTCACTGGTGGGCAGCCACCCCTTGCCCCAAAAGGCCGCCGCCGAGTAA
- a CDS encoding pyridoxamine 5'-phosphate oxidase family protein — protein sequence MTIVTTIAELEALYTPAPAPASKVKVARRVTPDYRRLIEASAFAALATVGPEGIDCSPRGDQPGFVRIHDETTLMMPDRRGNNRIDSLRNIVRDPRCAFLFLLPGSGTTLRANGRAQLSIDPALLDSFAVDDKPPRSVIVMEVDELYFQCARAIIRSDLWNPERHIPATALPTPGQMLASMTENQVGGDTYDQSWPERAKQTMW from the coding sequence ATGACCATCGTCACCACCATCGCAGAGCTCGAAGCGCTCTATACGCCCGCCCCCGCTCCAGCCTCCAAGGTCAAGGTCGCCCGCCGCGTGACGCCCGACTACCGGCGCCTCATCGAGGCCAGCGCCTTTGCCGCCCTCGCCACAGTTGGCCCCGAAGGTATCGACTGCTCGCCGCGCGGCGACCAGCCGGGCTTTGTGCGCATCCACGATGAGACCACGCTGATGATGCCCGATCGGCGCGGCAACAACCGCATCGATTCGCTACGCAACATCGTGCGCGACCCGCGCTGTGCCTTTTTGTTTCTCCTGCCCGGCTCCGGCACCACCCTGCGCGCCAATGGCCGAGCCCAACTCAGCATCGACCCCGCTCTGCTCGATAGCTTCGCCGTCGACGACAAGCCGCCCCGCTCCGTGATCGTCATGGAAGTGGACGAACTCTATTTCCAATGCGCTCGCGCCATCATCCGCTCGGACCTGTGGAATCCCGAGCGCCATATCCCCGCCACCGCGCTCCCCACCCCCGGCCAGATGCTCGCCAGCATGACCGAAAACCAGGTCGGCGGCGACACCTACGACCAGTCCTGGCCCGAACGCGCCAAACAGACCATGTGGTAG